A single window of Anopheles moucheti chromosome 2, idAnoMoucSN_F20_07, whole genome shotgun sequence DNA harbors:
- the LOC128297100 gene encoding uncharacterized protein LOC128297100 translates to MGENKHHEYYFGNLPKSASVEDFRSFLSDYGKISNFEYRLHKCTYCPTKFAFIQFAERLDDEMVKKLNETTFQQKRLFVASTRSAKFFTPQQSVVVRYLNEHITEEDLYNYFDDAGTIECVQKPSHNYAYVAFKDNASIRRAMEMKKTLKGIEPYVVDVRRRISMFLEQKKPVAYVQMKEKCDKLNLVYDPAAEHETTLLVTNIPRDTEEDDVIEFLARFGKIIDWSMKKSATCVMSNIAYVTYQHPKMARAAFLNGPLNFQGFGMEVYNRLLGYTSNDSNKTVIIRRTSVYLTNDEIFESCSEHGRVEYIQRIDSNNYNTIVRLDTANAANRVMDTRHIAGEEVVIRMYTAKQYVSPTCTPHYAETRVPPKRSRKESILLHISDVEERKNMSLLPTTFNPLYFNPNPQYYRNEVQVWNYAPKQGLVEFREFFKKYGTVINMREQKEHNTSSIGVVYLSFETKLEAKRICKLNHSFMCSRRLLIMMADECIEYDSKLCVKVVHLTEEITDEDMYDRFTMIGDVKYIFRPKRNEAIVCMAKEKWRARAMKVICVGRFPVVVTSLRGSNNAEQQPVVSGTLQYPAPNPNMGARTLPVPANNQWYGAVPNYPMGPMPMGPIPMGPMGLGPGSWMSDPIRSHMPMPMSAAIMRPAGPPMPMGPMQRGNQEISPRMRGLMQTVEAQMIKCKNFTTLPMMDQFNLVRDIVNQCISFPYFLSMDGDEKVRYLKNEPTGFRQLNIFTLFTYPEQLQMLSIIEAYYRSTSEPGSLPPPADSANPMESAGMQPNTTVVLPTDSNEWTTTTTVSTITEIQQAVPNDKDADEDDDSIPPAPSPPPLSLHSRSPTPNGDDMWISSSGSINGSVQQKLIESFAANSSKRKRSKNQLDPNCSQLEKPLVQVANLPKEITKSEIEELFSKHGKIKIVTFAKSECPDTNTMIIIFETMYQAYMSLKLNLTKLQGRLIRVNIHGTSYIPSSKCGVSVSCNGPYSELAVFDTFKSCGTILYLKTEGQPGNEICVMEFEKQTSAQAALKITYLHNGNRCKAKPHVFTS, encoded by the exons ATGGGCG AGAACAAACATCATGAGTATTATTTCGGTAATTTACCAAAGTCTGCTTCGGTCGAAGATTTCCGGAGTTTTCTAAGCGATTACGGAAAGATATCCAATTTCGAATACCGACTGCACAAGTGTACATATTGCCCAACGAAGTTCGCGTTCATACAGTTCGCCGAAAGACTTGATGATGAGATGGTTAAAAAATTGAACGAGACCACTTTTCAGCAAAAGCGACTATTTGTCGCTAGTACGAGGTCAGCAAAGTTCTTTACCCCACAGCAGTCAGTTGTGGTCCGATATCTTAATGAGC ATATCACAGAGGAAGATCTGTACAACTATTTCGACGATGCCGGAACCATTGAATGCGTGCAGAAACCTTCGCATAACTACGCGTATGTGGCGTTTAAGGATAATGCCTCCATCAGGCGCGCTATGGAGATGAAGAAGACGCTTAAAGGCATTGAACCGTATGTAGTTGATGTAAGACGAAGAATTAGCATGTTTCTGGAGCAGAAAAAACCGGTGGCATATGTGCAAATGAAGGAGAAATGCGACAAATTGAATCTAGTTTATGATCCGGCAGCTGAACATGAAACTACTT TGCTAGTGACCAACATCCCTAGAGACACCGAGGAAGATGATGTTATAGAGTTTTTGGCCAGGTTTGGGAAGATTATTGACTGGTCAATGAAAAAATCGGCCACCTGTGTAATGTCGAATATTGCTTACGTGACCTACCAGCACCCGAAGATGGCTCGTGCAGCTTTCCTGAACGGGCCTTTAAATTTCCAGGGTTTTGGAATGGAGGTTTACAACAGACTACTGGGGTACACCTCGAATGATTCGAACAAAACCGTCATCATTCGGCGTACCAGTGTGT ATTTAACTAACGACGAAATATTTGAATCATGTTCTGAACATGGACGTGTTGAGTATATACAACGGATAGATTCCAACAATTACAATACAATAGTTCGCCTTGATACGGCAAATGCGGCAAATAGAGTGATGGACACGCGTCACATTGCTGGGGAAGAGGTGGTGATCCGAATGTACACAGCAAAGCAGTACGTTAGTCCCACGTGTACTCCTCATTATGCGGAGACACGCGTGCCTCCGAAGAGATCGCGCAAAGAATCCATCTTACTGCATATTAGCGATGTAGAAGAACGTAAGAACATGTCACTACTGCCCACAACTTTCAATCCGCTGTACTTTAATCCAAATCCACAGTACTATCGGAACGAAGTCCAGGTGTGGAACTATGCACCGAAGCAAGGTTTGGTAGAATTCAGAGAATTTTTCAAAAAGTATGGAACCGTAATTAATATGCGCGAACAAAAGGAACACAACACATCCTCGATTGGTGTCGTTTACCTTAGCTTTGAAACTAAGCTGGAAGCGAAACGGATTTGCAAGCTAAATCATTCATTCATGTGCTCTAGACGGCTCTTGATTATGATGGCCGATGAGTGTATTGAATATGATTCGAAGTTGTGCGTTAAAGTTGTCCACCTTACGGAAGAAATTACCGATGAAGATATGTACGATAGGTTCACAATGATAGGGGATGTGAAGTACATATTTCGGCCCAAGCGCAACGAAGCAATCGTTTGCATGGCCAAGGAAAAATGGCGAGCACGTGCAATGAAAGTGATATGCGTTGGTCGTTTTCCTGTTGTTGTAACATCTCTGAGAGGTTCCAACAATGCAGAGCAGCAACCTGTTGTCTCGGGAACGTTACAATACCCTGCACCTAACCCGAATATGGGAGCCAGAACTTTACCGGTACCAGCCAATAATCAATGGTATGGAGCTGTGCCAAACTATCCCATGGGGCCAATGCCAATGGGACCAATACCAATGGGACCGATGGGTTTGGGTCCCGGAAGCTGGATGTCAGACCCAATACGCTCCCATATGCCCATGCCAATGTCGGCTGCAATTATGAGACCGGCCGGACCACCAATGCCAATGGGTCCAATGCAAAGGGGAAATCAAGAGATAAGCCCACGCATGCGAGGCCTTATGCAAACCGTGGAAGCCCAGATGATAAAGTGTAAAAATTTCACTACACTGCCCATGATGGACCAATTTAATTTGGTTCGTGACATTGTAAATCAGTGCATAAGCTTTCCTTACTTTTTGTCAATGGACGGTgatgaaaaagtccgataccTTAAAAACGAACCGACTGGTTTTCGGCAGTTGAACATTTTTACGCTCTTCACGTACCCGGAGCAGCTGCAGATGCTTTCCATCATTGAAGCCTACTACCGTAGCACAAGTGAACCGGGGAGTCTTCCGCCACCGGCCGACAGCGCAAACCCGATGGAATCCGCTGGAATGCAACCTAACACAACGGTAGTGCTGCCAACTGATTCTAACGAGTggacaaccacaacaacagtATCGACAATCACGGAAATTCAGCAAGCAGTACCAAATGATAAGGATGCCGACGAAGACGACGATTCCATTCCGCCCGCCCCATCACCGCCACCGTTATCACTTCACTCTAGATCCCCAACGCCGAACGGTGACGATATGTGGATTTCTTCCAGCGGTTCAATTAATGGTTCAGTTCAGCAAAAGTTGATCGAAAGTTTTGCAGCGAACAGTTCTAAAAGAAAGCGTTCAAAAAATCAGTTAGATCCCAATTGTAGCCAGTTAGAAAAACCATTGGTACAGGTTGCTAATCTTCCGAAGGAGATTACCAAGAGTGAAATTGAGGAGTTATTTAGTAAGCATGgcaaaattaaaatagtaaCCTTTGCAAAATCGGAGTGTCCTGATACGAACACCATGATCATTATCTTTGAAACGATGTACCAAGCATATATGTCGTTGAAGCTAAATTTAACGAAGCTGCAGGGACGGCTGATACGAGTTAATATCCACGGCACTAGCTACATACCAAGTTCGAAATGTGGCGTGAGCGTTAGTTGTAACGGCC CATATTCGGAACTCGCCGTATTCGACACGTTCAAGTCTTGTGGAACAATTCTTTACCTTAAGACAGAAGGTCAGCCGGGAAACGAGATTTGCGTGATGGAGTTTGAGAAGCAAACTTCCGCGCAAGCCGCTCTAAAGATAACTTACCTGCACAACGGAAATCGTTGCAAAGCGAAACCCCATGTCTTCACATCTTAG
- the LOC128304714 gene encoding polyadenylate-binding protein-interacting protein 2B yields the protein MKMKMPDNNIGGSSSNSYTHITINAANVFNRGGGGDADTARNTGVQYPNDPYDSDTDSLSTPPNEESGAGPADDFAEYMWMENEDEFDMQELQRLEEEELMDQCIEAMMMDEMASAEIMASATLVGNVPRESGLVNILSSLQLDKDQQQQQLIRQPKDVNVEKSTLNPLAAEFVPSFVQRTLVAPTSY from the exons atgaaaatgaagatgCCCGACAACAACATTGGCGGAAGCAGTTCAAACAGCTATACACACATCACGATAAATGCTGCCAATGTGTTTAATCGGGGCGGTGGAGGAGACGCGGATACAGCGCGCAACACCGGGGTCCAGTATCCGAACGATCCTTACGATTCGGACACGGACAGTTTGAGCACACCACCGAATGAGGAAAGCGGCGCTGGTCCCGCGGACGATTTCGCTGAGTACATGTGGATGGAAAACGAGGATGAGTTTGACATGCAAGAGCTGCAGCGACTGGAGGAGGAAGAGCTGATGGACCAATGCATTGaggcgatgatgatggatgaaatggCTTCGGCAGAAATTATGGCATCGGCAACGTTGGTCGGAAACGTACCAAGGGAAAG CGGGTTGGTGAACATCTTGTCGAGTTTACAGCTCGACAaagaccagcagcagcagcaattgaTCCGCCAGCCGAAGGATGTGAACGTTGAGAAATCGACGCTAAACCCGTTGGCCGCCGAATTTGTGCCATCGTTCGTACAGCGAACTCTCGTCGCACCAACGTCTTACTGA